Proteins encoded within one genomic window of Elephas maximus indicus isolate mEleMax1 chromosome 21, mEleMax1 primary haplotype, whole genome shotgun sequence:
- the SALL1 gene encoding sal-like protein 1 isoform X2 — protein sequence MVIVFLFIVCVFLFVLYSAGSGGAALEDLVLTCVCQGSDSAQVLGDTEKGQPNRTTKNKDAHVCGRCCAEFFELSDLLLHKKNCTKNQLVLIVNESPASPPESFSPSPPSDNPDEQMNDTSNKTDQVDCSDLSEHNGLDREESMEVEAPVAPKSDSSASSSNHSSTTPSCNSSSSTGTSAITTSLPQLGDLTTLGNFSVINSNVIIENLQSTKVAVAQFSQEARCSGASGGKLAVPALMEQLLALQQQQIHQLQLIEQIRHQILLLASQNADLPTSSSPAQGTLRTSANPLSTLSSHLSQQLAAAAGLAQSLASQSASISGMKQLPPIQLPQGSSGNTIIPSNSSSSPNMNILAAAVTTPASEKAASSAGASHVSNPAVSSSPAFAISSLLSPASNPLLPQPAPANSVFPSPLPNVGTTAEDLNSLSALAQQRKSKPPNVAAFEAKSTSDEAFFKHKCRFCAKVFGSDSALQIHLRSHTGERPFKCNICGNRFSTKGNLKVHFQRHKEKYPHIQMNPYPVPEHLDNIPTSTGIPYGMSIPPEKPVTSWLDTKPVLPTLTTSVGLPLPPTLPSLTPFIKTEEPAPIPISHSAASPPGSVKSDSGAPEPAARNPGGLPEEAEGTTLPPCSGKTEESRVATTLVPMASTGSLSSPAGDSGPGGAATSTNPLLPLMSEQFKAKFPFGGLLDATQASETSKLQQLVENIDKKATDPNECIICHRVLSCQSALKMHYRTHTGERPFKCKICGRAFTTKGNLKTHYSVHRAMPPLRVQHSCPICQKKFTNAVVLQQHIRMHMGGQIPNTPVTDSYPESMESDTGSFDEKNFDDLDNFSDENMEDCPEGSIPDTPKSADASQDSLSSSPLPLEMSSIAALENQMKMINAGLAEQLQASLKSVENGSVEGDVLTNDSSSVGGDVESQSAGSPAISESTSSMQALSPSNSTQELHKSPSFEEKSQRALPSEFANGLSPTPVNGGALDLTSSHAEKIIKEDSLGILFPFRDRGKFKNTACDICGKTFACQSALDIHYRSHTKERPFICTVCNRGFSTKGNLKQHMLTHQMRDLPSQLFEPSSNLGSNQNSTVIPANSLSSLIKTEVNGFVHVSPQDSKDTSTGHIPSGPLSSSATSPVLLPALPRRTPKQHYCSTCGKTFSSSSALQIHERTHTGEKPFACTICGRAFTTKGNLKVHMGTHMWNSTPARRGRRLSVDGPMTFLGGNPVKFPEMFQKDLAARSGSGDPSSFWNQYAAALSNGLAMKANEISVIQNGGIPPIPGSLGSGSSSPLSGLTGNLEKLQNSEPSAPLAGLEKMANSENRPNFHFTRFVEDSKEIVTS from the exons ATGGTCATTGTGTTTCtcttcattgtgtgtgtgttccttttcGTTTTGTATTCAGCTGGGTCTGGAGGGGCAGCCTTGGAGGATTTGGTACTGACGTGTGTTTGTCAAGGCTCAGACTCCGCTCAGGTTCTAG GAGACACGGAGAAGGGTCAACCAAATCGAACCACTAAGAACAAGGACGCCCATGTCTGTGGCAGGtgctgtgctgagttctttgAATTATCAGATCTTCTGCTGCACAAGAAGAACTGTACTAAAAATCAATTAGTTTTAATCGTAAATGAGAGCCCTGCTTCCCCTCCCGAAAGCTTCTCCCCCAGCCCTCCTTCCGATAATCctgatgaacaaatgaatgacacGAGTAACAAAACAGATCAAGTAGACtgcagtgacctttcagaacaCAACGGGCTTGACAGGGAAGAGTCCATGGAGGTGGAGGCCCCAGTGGCTCCCAAAAGCGACAGCAGTGCTTCAAGCAGCAACCACAGCAGTACCACCCCAAGCTGCAACAGCAGCTCGTCCACAGGTACCTCAGCGATCACAACCTCTCTACCTCAACTCGGGGACCTGACAACACTGGGCAACTTCTCCGTGATCAACAGCAACGTCATCATTGAGAACCTGCAGAGCACCAAGGTGGCGGTGGCCCAGTTCTCCCAGGAAGCGAGGTGCAGTGGGGCCTCCGGAGGCAAGCTGGCTGTCCCAGCCCTCATGGAGCAGCTCTTAGCCCTACAGCAGCAGcagatccaccagctgcagcTGATCGAACAGATTCGTCACCAAATATTGCTGTTGGCTTCTCAGAACGCAGACTTGCCAACATCTTCTAGTCCTGCTCAAGGTACTTTACGAACATCTGCCAACCCCTTGTCCACGCTAAGTTCCCATTTATCTCAGCAGCTGGCGGCAGCAGCTGGATTAGCACAGAGCCTAGCGAGCCAATCTGCCAGCATCAGTGGAATGAAACAGCTACCCCCAATCCAGCTACCTCAGGGCAGTTCTGGCAACACCATCATTCCATCTAACAGTAGCTCTTCTCCCAATATGAACATCTTGGCGGCAGCAGTGACCACCCCTGCCTCAGAAAAAGCGGCTTCAAGTGCTGGGGCCTCCCATGTGAGCAACCCAGCAGTCTCATCCTCACCAGCTTTTGCAATAAGCAGTTTATTAAGTCCTGCATCTAATCCACTTCTACCTCAGCCGGCCCCTGCTAACTCGGTTTTCCCCAGCCCTTTGCCCAACGTTGGAACAACTGCAGAGGATTTAAACTCCTTGTCGGCCTTGGCCCAGCAACGAAAAAGCAAGCCACCAAACGTCGCTGCCTTCGAAGCGAAAAGTACTTCGGATGAGGCATTCTTCAAACATAAGTGCAGGTTCTGCGCGAAGGTCTTTGGGAGTGACAGTGCCTTGCAGATCCACTTGCGTTCTCATACTGGAGAAAGGCCGTTCAAATGCAACATCTGCGGGAACAGGTTCTCCACGAAGGGAAACCTAAAAGTCCACTTTCAGCGCCACAAAGAGAAATACCCTCATATCCAGATGAACCCATATCCTGTGCCTGAGCATTTGGACAATATTCCCACAAGTACCGGGATTCCATATGGCATGTCCATCCCCCCTGAGAAGCCAGTCACCAGCTGGCTAGACACCAAACCAGTCCTGCCCACTCTGACCACTTCGGTTGGCCTGCCGCTGCCCCCGACCCTCCCAAGCCTCACGCCCTTCATCAAGACGGAAGAGCCAGCCCCGATCCCCATCAGCCATTCTGCCGCCAGCCCACCAGGCTCAGTCAAAAGTGACTCCGGGGCCCCGGAACCGGCCGCGAGAAACCCGGGTGGGCTTCCTGAGGAAGCTGAAGGGACCACTTTGCCACCCTGCAGCGGCAAAACTGAAGAAAGCCGGGTGGCCACCACTCTGGTCCCAATGGCAAGCACCGGctccctgagctccccagctgggGACTCCGGCCCAGGCGGTGCCGCCACGTCCACCAACCCACTATTGCCACTCATGTCAGAGCAGTTCAAGGCTAAGTTTCCTTTCGGGGGACTGTTGGATGCGACCCAGGCATCAGAAACGTCCAAGCTGCAGCAACTGGTAGAGAACATTGACAAGAAGGCAACTGACCCCAACGAGTGCATCATCTGCCACCGAGTTCTCAGTTGTCAGAGCGCCTTAAAAATGCACTACCGGACGCACACTGGGGAGAGGCCTTTTAAGTGTAAGATCTGCGGCCGGGCTTTCACCACGAAAGGGAATCTTAAAACTCACTACAGCGTCCACCGGGCTATGCCCCCGCTCCGAGTCCAGCATTCCTGCCCCATCTGCCAGAAGAAGTTCACAAATGCAGTGGTCCTGCAACAACACATCAGAATGCATATGGGGGGTCAGATCCCCAACACCCCTGTCACTGATAGCTACCCCGAGTCCATGGAGTCTGACACGGGCTCCTTTGATGAGAAAAATTTTGATGACCTCGACAACTTCTCTGATGAAAACATGGAAGATTGTCCTGAGGGCAGCATCCCCGATACGCCCAAGTCTGCGGATGCTTCCCAAGACAGCTTGTCTTCTTCGCCTTTGCCCCTAGAAATGTCAAGCATTGCTGCTTTGGAAAACCAGATGAAGATGATCAACGCCGGCCTGGCGGAGCAGCTGCAGGCCAGCCTGAAGTCGGTGGAGAATGGGTCTGTAGAGGGGGACGTCCTGACCAACGACTCGTCCTCGGTGGGTGGTGATGTGGAGAGCCAGAGTGCTGGCAGCCCGGCCATCTCAGAGTCTACCTCTTCCATGCAGGCTCTGTCCCCATCCAACAGCACCCAGGAGCTCCACAAGTCACCCAGCTTCGAGGAGAAGTCTCAGAGAGCATTACCAAGCGAGTTTGCCAATGGCTTGTCTCCCACCCCAGTGAATGGTGGGGCTTTGGATTTGACCTCTAGTCACGCAGAGAAAATCATCAAAGAAGATTCTCTGGgaatcctcttccctttcagagaCCGGGGTAAATTTAAAAACACTGCTTGTGACATTTGCGGCAAAACCTTTGCTTGTCAGAGTGCCTTGGACATTCACTACAGAAGTCATACCAAAGAGAGACCATTTATTTGCACAGTTTGCAATCGTGGCTTTTCCACAAAGGGTAATTTGAAGCAGCACATGTTGACACATCAGATGCGAGATCTACCATCACAGCTCTTTGAGCCCAGTTCCAACCTTGGCTCCAATCAGAACTCCACAGTGATTCCCGCCAACTCGTTGTCATCGCTCATCAAGACAGAGGTCAACGGCTTTGTGCACGTTTCTCCTCAGGACAGCAAGGACACCTCCACTGGTCACATCCCTTCTGGGCCTCTGTCATCCTCTGCCACGTCCCCAGTTCTGCTCCCAGCTCTACCCAGGAGAACTCCCAAACAGCACTACTGCAGCACCTGTGGCAAAACGTTCTCGTCCTCGAGTGCCCTGCAGATCCACGAGAgaactcacactggagagaagccCTTTGCTTGCACTATTTGCGGAAGAGCCTTCACGACAAAAGGCAATCTTAAGGTAC ACATGGGCACTCACATGTGGAATAGCACCCCTGCGCGGCGGGGCCGGCGGCTCTCTGTGGATGGCCCCATGACATTTCTAGGAGGCAATCCCGTCAAGTTCCCAGAAATGTTCCAGAAGGATTTGGCGGCAAGGTCAGGAAGCGGGGATCCTTCCAGTTTCTGGAATCAGTACGCAGCAGCGCTCTCCAACGGGCTGGCGATGAAGGCCAACGAGATCTCCGTCATTCAGAATGGTGGCATCCCTCCAATTCCTGGAAGCCTTGGCAGCGGCAGCAGCTCACCTCTTAGTGGGCTGACGGGAAATCTGGAGAAGCTCCAGAACTCAGAGCCCAGCGCGCCTCTGGCCGGCCTGGAGAAAATGGCAAACAGTGAGAACAGACCCAACTTCCACTTCACCCGCTTCGTGGAGGACAGCAAAGAGATCGTCACAAGTTAA